Genomic DNA from Candidatus Hinthialibacter antarcticus:
GCCAATCTGTTTGATCGAATTGGGCAGTTCTTCCCAATGACCGCTCAGACTGGCGCGTTTGTTTGGCTTGAATACGCCTTCGATGTTGCTGCCCAGATACCCGGGGATCATTGGGGCGCGGCCCATGCAGACCAGTTTGGTAAATGGCGAACACAGGGCAAGCGCTTTAAAGATGTGGTCTTCACGCGCAAACCCGCCCGCCAAAGAAATATCGGGAACTGGGCGTCCCTGATCTTGTAGGATTTTGCAATAATCATAAGTCTTTGCATGAAGCGGCAGCGAGGTGACGCCCCAGTGGTCCATCATGTTCCAGGGGCTCATTCCGGTTCCTCCGCCGGCGCCGTCGATGGTCAACAGGTCGAGGCTGGCGTCTGACGAAAAACGGATCGCCATCGCCAGGGCTTCCATTCCGTAGGCGCCGGTTTTGAGAGAGATGCGGTCGAAGCCCAGCTGGCGGAGATAGGCGACCGATTTCATAAATTCGTCATGCACTTGCTCAGTGGTTTGCAGGTCAGTCGCGCCCAGGCGGCTGTGGCGGGCGAATGAGGTAATGGCGTGGTTTACGAACGCGCGCTGAACGCCTGGGTCATACGGGTCCGGGTCGACGACATATCCCCGGTCTTTGAGGAAGCGGGCGTAGTCGATGGATGAAACTTGAATCTCGCCGCCGATGTCTTTGGCGCCTTGTCCCCATTTCAGTTCGATCATGACCTGGTTGCCGTATTTGTCGATGATATATTCCGCCACGCCGTTGCGGGTGTCTTCGACGTTTAACTGGACGATGATGGAGCCGTATCCATCGTAATAGCGCAGAAAGGTATCGATGCGGCGGTCCATTTCGGGCGCAGAGATTATTTTTCCGTTTTCTATTTTTGATTCCCGGTCAACGCCGACAAC
This window encodes:
- a CDS encoding glutamate synthase-related protein — encoded protein: MMQWSKTNDALGTFNRGNTAESGLCTLCESNCKGKCETWMSSLLGRKILYPRNFGNSTSGSSNICQVGMGYHALRIQGYAYGACGIRDGMSTNADDCIFPNVNIETEFGQTHKTKCRVPIMTGALGSTFIAANYWESFAVGAALCGFPIVVGENVVGVDRESKIENGKIISAPEMDRRIDTFLRYYDGYGSIIVQLNVEDTRNGVAEYIIDKYGNQVMIELKWGQGAKDIGGEIQVSSIDYARFLKDRGYVVDPDPYDPGVQRAFVNHAITSFARHSRLGATDLQTTEQVHDEFMKSVAYLRQLGFDRISLKTGAYGMEALAMAIRFSSDASLDLLTIDGAGGGTGMSPWNMMDHWGVTSLPLHAKTYDYCKILQDQGRPVPDISLAGGFAREDHIFKALALCSPFTKLVCMGRAPMIPGYLGSNIEGVFKPNKRASLSGHWEELPNSIKQIGTFPEEIFSSWEAVKARIGEEEMKRIPYGAIAMHGLCDKLSCGLQQFMAGARKFELSQVQRSDLMSANRETEELTGIPFMTHALNEQAEKILTA